The following proteins are encoded in a genomic region of Nerophis lumbriciformis linkage group LG23, RoL_Nlum_v2.1, whole genome shotgun sequence:
- the LOC133622542 gene encoding OX-2 membrane glycoprotein-like has protein sequence LDKHRKLLLAYEARTTVRISHQFPNVQLTASHKDSSYITIARVLPEDEGCFRCIFDVFPRGSQEGSACIRVTARVHLDGNKTAVSGKAAVLSCWYDLPERVQQVLWKKTSQQGHAITLASYSKQGHYNIEEALRARLSLSRSLGAPQLNFQSVAIEDEACYTCEFNTYPDGTRSNTACLYVYVLPEAKVTHATLSSGDTEANCTVRSRPASNITWRIGEDNQTLESPLVSLSQETDGTTTLTSTLHLQSGVFTKRSVQCIVHHQGLEMPLAVSLHNLVNPVKVTLIWLGGVVAVLLLFCLCVYLRVSAKK, from the exons CTTGACAAACACAGGAAGCTCCTGCTGGCGTACGAAGCGAGGACAACGGTCCGCATCAGCCACCAATTTCCCAACGTGCAGCTGACTGCCTCACACAAGGACTCCAGCTACATCACCATCGCGAGGGTGTTGCCTGAGGACGAGGGCTGCTTCCGCTGCATCTTCGATGTCTTCCCCAGGGGCTCGCAGGAAGGCAGCGCGTGCATCAGGGTGACTG CCAGGGTGCATCTTGACGGCAATAAAACGGCCGTGAGCGGCAAGGCAGCCGTCCTCTCCTGCTGGTACGACCTCCCTGAGCGTGTGCAGCAGGTTCTGTGGAAGAAGACATCCCAGCAGGGCCACGCCATCACCCTGGCCTCCTACTCCAAACAAGGTCACTACAACATCGAGGAGGCACTGCGAGCTCGCCTCAGCCTGAGTAGAAGTCTGGGAGCCCCCCAGCTGAATTTCCAATCGGTCGCCATTGAAGACGAGGCCTGCTACACCTGCGAGTTCAACACGTATCCTGACGGGACCAGGAGTAACACGGCTTGCCTCTATGTTTATG TGTTACCGGAGGCGAAGGTGACCCACGCAACCTTGTCGTCAGGGGACACCGAGGCCAATTGCACGGTGCGGTCGCGCCCCGCATCAAACATCACGTGGAGGATCGGCGAGGACAACCAAACCCTCGAATCGCCGCTCGTTTCCCTCTCCCAGGAGACGGACGGCACCACGACGCTGACGAGCACACTGCACCTCCAGTCGGGGGTGTTCACCAAGCGCTCGGTCCAGTGCATAGTGCACCACCAGGGACTGGAGATGCCTCTCGCAGTGTCCCTCCACAACCTTG TGAACCCCGTCAAAGTCACCCTCATCTGGCTGGGCGGTGTGGTGGCAGTCCTGCTCCTCTTCTGCTTGTGCGTGTATCTCCGCGTTTCCGCTAAGA AGTGA